The following are encoded in a window of Carya illinoinensis cultivar Pawnee chromosome 15, C.illinoinensisPawnee_v1, whole genome shotgun sequence genomic DNA:
- the LOC122296845 gene encoding uncharacterized protein LOC122296845, whose product MSMEEEITKRWSSLKLTKTEQQELLLPKEDILSSKLRGHSCLLASILKDRTSNREAFKNTMAKVWNTSGWITFKEFGPNKFLLEFQLLSDKKKVLHGRPWSFDHHLVCLKEFESDLSHSEVEFKSEPFWVQAHNLSFAGMNRQLGVRIGKAIDKVHTVEVDDQGHGWGSYLRFKVDVDVNKPLVRGRMVNLGGKQSWSHFKYERLPNFCFKCGLLKHVNGKCPNFDPSNQSQDQYGQWMRASSSFPLQVSVKKYGGCPANPSQGSPHRKQSGREGEEMEDHVMSHSEEVVEEARQDTPACVNTSKHSRAIPR is encoded by the coding sequence ATGTCCATGGAAGAAGAGATCACGAAGAGATGGAGCTCCCTGAAACTTACAAAGACAGAACAACAGGAGCTGCTTTTACCGAAGGAAGACATATTGTCTTCCAAGCTGAGAGGCCACTCATGCCTCCTAGCTTCTATACTAAAAGACAGAACGTCGAACCGAGAAGCATTCAAGAACACCATGGCCAAGGTATGGAACACGTCCGGGTGGATAACCTTCAAAGAGTTTGGCCCCAACAAGTTTCTACTGGAGTTCCAACTCCTGTCCGACAAAAAGAAGGTCCTGCATGGCAGGCCCTGGTCCTTCGACCACCATCTGGTATGCCTCAAGGAGTTTGAGAGTGATTTGTCTCACTCTGAAGTCGAGTTCAAGTCAGAACCCTTTTGGGTACAAGCTCACAATCTCTCCTTCGCAGGTATGAACAGACAACTGGGAGTAAGGATAGGGAAAGCAATTGATAAGGTCCATACGGTGGAAGTAGATGATCAGGGCCATGGGTGGGGAAGCTACCTAAGATTTAAAGTCGACGTGGATGTAAACAAGCCTCTGGTGCGTGGCAGGATGGTAAACTTGGGAGGCAAACAATCCTGGTCACATTTCAAGTACGAGAGGTTGCCCAACTTCTGCTTCAAATGCGGCCTACTCAAACATGTCAATGGAAAATGTCCCAATTTTGATCCATCAAACCAATCCCAAGATCAGTACGGGCAATGGATGAGAGCTTCCAGTTCATTCCCACTCCAAGTTTCTGTGAAGAAGTATGGAGGGTGCCCGGCAAACCCATCTCAGGGATCCCCTCACCGGAAGCAGTCAGGGAGAGAGGGGGAAGAGATGGAGGACCATGTGATGTCACACTCAGAAGAAGTGGTTGAGGAGGCAAGGCAGGACACCCCTGCCTGTGTCAACACCTCAAAACACTCTCGGGCTATCCCTAGATAG